The segment aattcaaatgttttttcatttcttaaaTCAAAAGTGCACAAACCAGCAAAAAAACAGCCTTTCATTACAATTGAACAACTTATCAATATAGCATCAGTGTACTTTTAACCACTCAATGAGTAATTGCTTACTCAGCACATTTTTACATCAATAAGGAATGCAGAGCTGATTGTTGTTTCAGGCAGTAACATTCTTGAGTTCAGGACCCACAGCAGTGTCTCTGACACATACTCAGCTGCTAGTTACCACCAAGTGGTTGGACAAGAACACTCACATAAAGACACaaagcctcacacacacactgtaaacagtTAACTGACTTACAATAACCATGTGGTTGTTCTCCTCTTCCCAGGCAGCCGCAGCCCTTACAGACTTGTATGTGAAACATCCAGTCCTCTACAACAACAGCATTGTCTGCTCTTTCGAGCCCAAAGTCATCTACAGGGTAAGAGGGTGCTTTGAATTGTCTCAGGGTGTTAAGTAAGTAAACTCTACCTGAACAAATTCACATTTACTGTGTTTGACTGTCTAATCTGCAGTGGAACACAGAGATGCAAAGTAATGCCTGTACACTAAGAACAACACCAAATGCATTGCTTTGTTTTAGTcacatacataaacactgtATTACAGCAGGCTCCAACACTTGGACCATAAACTAAAATTTCACATTGTTTATGAGTGAGTGTAAAGCCTGACCACTGTGGGAAAATGAACTTGCACCCCAGTCTGTTTTTTTCCGTTCACCTGCAGTAGAACAGAAAGGTGACgccattacaaaaaaaaaggtttgcatATTTTCCGTAAGTCCAGAGATATGATTTTACCTGGCCTTGATATGAAAACCACAATACTCCCAGTGCTTAGGGCTGGAGTTCTGGCTTCTCATTTGCATTCACCACACCAATGATGTTAGCTATACAAGCTTGGATAACCTGACCAGTATTGGATTACCTTGATAACAACAGGTCAGGATGAAAGTCACACTTTTGAATTTAAGGTTCTGCAcatgcaaaaatgaaaactcCCCCGCTGTTAACATACTGGTGCTGATTAAATAAGCTAAAATATTTGCTTACATTCCTATCATGTACTGTATTGCTGTTATTTCTATTGTATTGCTCACATTCAGCATAACttaatctttctctctccccgGCCCAGATGAGGCAGAGTAACCCAGACGTGGTCACAGCATTGACCCACCGGCCCTGGAGCCTGAGTCGGTTTGGAGATGGTACCCCGCGTTTCTCATCACCGTGGAAACACCACTGGATAACACTAATGGACATGGTGTTGGACTGGGCGCACCATCACGTACTGTGGAAGCTCTGTGGCATCTCAGCCTTCCTGATACAAAAGAATTTTGTCTCACCGTGAGTTTCCACAGCTGAGACCAAACAGTCACATATTCTCAGTATAACCAGATTTCTGTATTTAATCCATGAACTCACAACTTTGTCCTGTAATGTTACAAGAGACTAACACTGTTTTTCCTGTGTGCTGTCTGCAGGGACTATGTGCAGTACTGGGCCCAGAGAGGAGTGGAGGTGGTAGCCTGGACGGTCAACACAAACATGGAGAAAGTGTATTACCAGGAGCTGCTGCAAGTCAACTACATCACAGACAGCCTTGTGGAAGACTGTGACCCCCATTACTGACACTCACATGAACCCAGCATACGACATGCTCAAACACATACTCATTAAAAAAGATCAAATCAAAGGAATTTTTCACTGTCTTCTCATCACTCATACAGTGGCATCAGGTAAAAGAACATATGCCACTCATTTATTTCCATACACACTTTGattactgtttttgtgtgtatgcgagcttgtatgtttttatgtagatgtttgcacagaagaagaatcATCCTGACTAGACTGGGTGTCAAACTCAATAACAAGAGGCAAAGtaagaggttttattctgatttaatcattttaataatatcaTGAATTCACTCATACATGCTGAGGTACCTGATGtgcatttataaacattttaatacaataatacGTGTCTATAATAGACCAGAAtcaaatgtactgtattcaCCAGCTCAGGACTGCTCtgattttctttccttctgGTTATTGTGCATATCATACTGTCTTTCAAAAGCTCTAAAGTCATGCACTGTCCTTTCTACCCAGAAAAGGTCTGAATGAAACTACCTAGAATAACACTCATTTAGAAATAATACaagtaaacatttaaaatctttgAGATATGCACATATGAaactgaaatgtagaaatacagtaGGATTGGCATACAGAAAGCAAGTTTTCAGGCTGGTGACAGATTTCAGATTAATGTTCATATATACATCAtgcaatataattataataaatttcAGCATcagcatttttgaaaaatagtGTGATCTTAATTGAGAAACATCATTTGTTCTTCTTGGTAGTAGAGTCTAACCTTTGTACTCCACTGTATCTGTAGAGGGATACCAGAAACgatcaaatgtcaaatgtgtcTCAAGATGAATAAACAAGATGAAGAATTATAATTACTCTCAAGTAGAAGACATAGACAAGATATGAAACACAGTAGGGCAGCACAGAGGAACAGTAAAAGACAAGCAATGATAAGAATAAGGAATTCAGGAGTGTGAGGTTATATGAGGCGTTAAAACTGCAGTAGATCTGCAGAAATTTGTCCTCAGAGATGACAGctgacataaaataatatacacTGTGGGAGGTGTAGTGTTGGATATCACCCTGGATAAGTCTGTCTGAGCTGCTTCTTGTCCCGGCTGATCAGACTGTCACCTCACACAGTATGGAGTCACTCAGGTGGTTTTCACCTGAATAAGACAGATTGGTGGTTTCTCAAATCTTACATCTTACACAGATGCTGTAAAAGCATTCAGCAAAATAGGCGCTGTAATAGTAGAtgataatttattatattttattttaagctcTTGTGTGACCTCGTGTATACAGTCAGTCtttatacatgtacacacacaaaaaatggtGGTTCTTCAGCGGTTCTTTGGGGTGGTTGAGGTGCTATGTAGTGCTGCTGCTGTACAAAGAACATGTTAAGCCCCTGTATGGTTCTGTAGAGGTTCTTCAGCTTAGTTggggaaagaataaaaaaatacattaaaatacagaGTATTTCCTGAGGATAAcacattaaaccagtggttgTCAACCTTTTTGCCCCCCTGTGTCTGAGGAAATATTCCAGGCCCCCTCCCCCCCTTATTATTTTATACTCTGTTTATTTACCAGTAACCTAACCCATATAATATCTGTGTTGGTGGGATGTAACAAGACAACTTGGGTGCTGAGAGCTGTTGCAGTTTAAATTCTGTGGGAGGAGGAATACAATTGGAGGATTAGATAAAGCTAAGACTGTAGTCCATGAATGAATGTAAACTGATAAGCTCTTCTCCCCATAATTATGtcacaaacttaaaaaaaaggctatcattatattcatatattatcTGTTATGAGTTATTTATATAGTCAAATAATTAGGTTACTTATGTCTTGATGTTTTGTGATTAAAGCATTCTGTAAGTAAAGTTTTCAATAATTTCCTATCATCTCAAGGCCTCCCTGGTTGGTCCCTGAGGTCCCCTTGTGAGCCTTGACCTTCCTTGTTGAGCGCTGCATTCAAATATTAACTACTTATTTCCAATGTGCACACAGATTGTATCAGTGTAGGCCTATTAATCAAATCCACACTTAAACCACGCTCTTTTCATTTTCCACCTTGTTcagccatttttcgggtaacccccagcccttactcgttttacccacTTTTAGGCCGACACCCAGTCTTACtgattttacccatttctccatgAACACCCCTCCCGTATTAATTTCATCAGGTTTTCATAAGGATCCAACGCTCTTTTCATTTTCCCCCTTgttcggccatttttcgggtaacccccggcccttgcttgttttacccatttttcggccgacacccaatcttactaattttaCCTGTTTCTCCATTAACACTCTATCCTATCGGGTTTTTGGGAAGATCTGACACTCTTTCCATTCTTgccctttttcggccatttttcgggtaacccctgGCCCTTACTccttttacccatttttcggccgaccCCCAATCTTACCagttttttccatttctccaTGAACAGCCATCCCGTAtgcattttatcatgttttcaggaagaTCTGACACTCTTTTAACTTTCCCCCTTGTTTGGCAATTTTTTGGATAACCCCcagcccttactcgttttacccatttttagGCTAACCGCCAATCTTACCAATTTTACTCATTTCTCCATgaacacccatcccgtattcatttcATCAGGTTTTCGGAAGGATCCGACACTCTTTTCATTTTCGcccctttttcggccatttttcgggtaacccccagCCCTgactcattttacccattttttcgACCAAAACCCAATCTTACTAATTGTACCCATTTCTCGATTAACACCCACTccatattcattttataaagCTTTCTGGAAAATCAGATGCTCTtttcattttacccatttttcgagtaataccccccccccccccccccccccttactcACTTTTCCCATTTTTCGACTAACACCCAATCTTACCAACTTTACCCATCTCTTGATTAACACCCACCTTGTACACATATTGTCAAGTTGTCGGAAAAATCGGATGCTCTTTTCATTTTACCCAGTTTTTGAGTAACAACATTTGGTATTTGTTGAGGATACTcaatacataatatattatgtgttaacaagaCTGACTAGGTATTAGTGCCTCACAAAGTGCAAATAGGAGGTTTTTCTCCACTTTTCCTGGATCATtttgcagataggagcttttgcacaaaacaatgctctaaattaagttaataattaaaattaaattcaaaaaaaattaagtttgttttcaggtaaaaagatgggCCAGTGTAGTAAATttaatagttactacattgtgGTGTACTAGGGTCAGAATTCAGCTCGGTCTGGTGCTGATGCAGATGGTTTTGTGCCTCAACATGTTCCCAAGCGAACCTGATAGGAGGTTTTTGGCAGGTGACTTTTCCGTCACAATGAACGGCAGGattatcttgcagacagactgaatatgagcagccttccttgttctcatcaaccaaagtgaaatccgccaatcagaaaattctgcagataAGAGGTTTTGCACTTTGGCCATCGATATGGTACCTCTAATGGTTCTTTGTAGCACCATTTGACAAAGGTGCTATATAGCACCAAAAAACGTTCCCCTATGATTACAAGACATAGAACCACTTTTGGGTACTATTTAGTACCATTTTTGTTGAAGCAATATAGTGCTATATGACACCGCTAATGATTATATGTAGCACCATTTGGCAAAAGTGCTATACAGCACCCTTAAAGATAGGAGCTATATAGCACCATAAACGGTTCCCCTGATTACAAGCCAAAGAACCTGTTCAGCACCATGTTTTTagtgtgataaattgtaaaatgtTAGTCATGCCTTCTTTGTTATCAATTAATAGGTAATTTGGTTATAAGCAAATCTACAAACTCTGCAGAAAAGGtcacttttatttcagtttttcttaaTTACTCTAAATAGACTCAATCTGCGCGTGTGGTTTAATAGGTGAAAGGTGAGCCTGCCGCTCCTCCTCCAAAACCCCATTTGAGGGGCGTGCAGTGACGTCACTGAGGGGGGTTGCCCAAAGGTAAACAGAAACATCGAGAGCGGAAATGGAAAGACTttaacttcaaaataaatgcCACAAAAATGTAAGAGATTGTAGGTAAAATcctgaagaaatattcagaaatAGCTTAAATTCAACATGAGAAATTTATTGAGAAATAGACACAAAATTATGGTTTGCCATTGTGCAGGGTTAAATAATAACCACACCTTATAAATAAGTACATATTTTCTTATTGGCAATGGTTCCACTACACATTAgcccaaaacatgtttacacCCATCAGGTGTATCCTGAGGTAACCACCATGCAGATAGCATTGATAGTATTCACCCATGTTTTGCGATATCTGTACCTGATATTTCTGCTGCAAACCTAATACTATGAAAATGAATGGAATTATGTTGATGCTAAAATCatgaaaattatattattactgtatatcatgAAAGAATTCAACAGCAGTAGGTTTATTCCAGAAACAGTCTCCCAGCTACTGTGGATAACctcactgtgttttgtttgtaattGTGATCTACAGAATAAATCAAAATTAATggtgaaaacacatttattgaaatatttagtatgacaaacaaaacttttggaGTGAAAGCAGAAACTTAAAACAATGCAACATATTTATATTGAACAGTAAACATTCCCCATCCCATTTAAAGAAGATGCTACCCTCCTATTTCATGTGCAATGTGACTGCAATCACAGAATTTATAACAGTTCTTAATGGCATTATATGGTTCCTGAGAATTGTATTAAATGATTCACTAGCATTGTGCTAGACAGCTTGTGAGGATGTGATGTCTGTTGCCTTGAAAAGTCCATCTAATCTAAGACAAGGATGATATTGCAGAAGCTTCCCatttaaaacaatcaaattaTTCTCTCCCATTTATAAAGCTAAAGTCATCAAAATAATTTACAAGAACACAATCAGTTTACATTTACACTGTTCAGTTCATGATGACATGAAATTGCGTTTTCCGGCTTTGGTGATAAGGTAGCATAAATTTGTTGAGCAAATAACTTATATTGGTGCTAAGTGGTCATTTCAGTTAGCATTTCCTCCAAAATAGGGGTATGttttaaatccaaaataaaGAGCATCACATAGGATTTGTGTCcacattattttgaaaattctGACCGGATGCCGCTCAGTTAGTTCCGGCTTGCTTGACGCTGGACCAGCATGACCGCTTTCTGTCCTGATGGAAACACAGTGTGCAGTGTCCTTGTATTCTGTCAGAGAGCAGCGCAGTTGCAGTCAGTACCGGAGCATCAGCGGGAGCATACAGGCCAGAGTGTCCGCCCGGAGTATCACTGTCCTCGGCCTTCAGGAACCACAGtgtcccccccctcctccctcctctgactgactgactgactgaccccCGGCGTAAGGAGCCGCTTTCTCCTTGGATGACCTACACACCACCTCTGGCAAGAGCAGCGGACGGCGCTAAAGTGAACACCTGCTGGTTgagaggagcagcagggtgTGTATTAATACACAGCGGGCAACAAGTCAAAGCGAGGCTCCTGCAGGCTTCAGGCCGACTCTGGAGCAGCTGACTTGAGCAACAAAATAAACCACGTTGCGGttccccctccaccccccattGTGGCTGCGTGAGGAGGAGCGGGCAGAGGACGGGAAGTTGCAGAGTTGACAGCCAATGTTTCACCTGATAATAAACAAGACAGGTTTTTAAGCATAGACACTACTTGAATTTCTTCAGGTTACTGGCGCCCACATGATGTACACAATCACCAGAGGTCCCAGCAAACTTGTTACACAACGGAGGACAGGTGAGTGGATGTTATCTAAAGCATGATGCAATGTAACATCAGACTTTGGGATCACGAAGTGGAAAGATTTTGTGTTATTGCATCAATGAAATCGGCTCATTGTTTACAAGAGGAGCATGTAGAAGGTGCAGCATGAAAACTCTAActtttaattttgtctctaaggTCCCACACAACAGATCGAGAGCAAATTCAGCGACTTGAAGCTCAAGCCGACATCTTGGCTCACATCTAAGTAAGTAGCTGCACTTTGTCCTCCTCTGTCGTATGGTTTGTAGCGGTATGTGTGCGATTTACTTGAGCAGCGAGGGCCCAAAATACTCCACACGTGCGTCGCGATCATGTAACATGTAGTAGGTGTGACTTTTAGGTCGGTTAACTGCTTCCATTATCGGACAGAACTTTCCCCGCAGCCTCAGCCCGGCTCGTTATACCGTCGATAACTGTGGTTCTCTAACCGGTAGCCCTGTTTACCTTTGACCTCGCGTTTATAGTCTATGAAGCCAATCCGTTATTTGGATCTCACGCACCTGTCCGGTTCTGGCTTTGAAAGCAGCAGGAATCTCGTGCTCCCTTCAGGTGCTGCTCGGAAATACCAAAACCGCTTAACGATACACTCTGTTGCTAGTTTATTAGGCGCACTTctttaaaaccatttcaacaagaacaacaactgGCAACTGAATTAAGTTCCAGTGCAATAACAGCTAATTAAAACTACAGCAGTGAAGTTAAAAATTgggttttagttttagtttggaTAGACTTTATATCTGCatcaacatttaatatttatacaaGGAGAAAATTATAGTAAAACAAGCAGAGATAATCGGTAATTTATACAGCAACAGCAAGCCTCAATtgaccagaatgcattgcaatGATAAGCtatgttgcattttaaataaaggttgCAAGCCTTGCTTTTTCTCCCCTGTTACAAACTTCTATGGTCTTACTattgaaatacatttatgcTTTTTCCTGGGAGCTGCTGAAAGGCATTCTGGGACACAGAAAGTAACATTCACTTCACTTAAGCACAGACcaaacaaatcacaaacacagcaatgtcttggtgtataaaaatacatttctgtaaaccccatctgctgatgaagactgtaaGCAGACCCTCAGTTATCTCCTGAGGGTCTGCCAAGTCAACCGTCATGCTGAATTTCTCTAAAAGCTAAAGACCTTTGGCTTCAAGCATTGCTACATGGTGTTGAGTAAATTTACATGCTTGTCAGTCAACCATGAAGTTATCTGGCAACCTCCAACATTCTTGCCATCTAGAGTTTTGACTCATGTTTTGTTGTGATGCTGACTGCCCCAGCCTCCTTCAAGCTGACATTCTGTTATTAACTCTGTGTCTGATCTCTCCAGCTCTCCACCCCCAAAGATTGTGTTCAACCGTCTCAACGGGAAGCGCTACCACAACACTTCCACACAGAAGCCCGACAGCCCAGCAGAGGGATTTACTCCTGCACATGAGGAGAACGTCAGATTTGTGTTTGAAGGTGAGGGTCTGTAGATTAATAGATGGGTAGATGTGGGTTGTAGTGCAAGGTCTGACCTCCAGGGTCAATCCTGACACTGGTACAGATTGGAGAGCTTGCTCAAGGTCACTAGGTCATGAGGATCTTAACTGGGACATTGCAGTTAGAAGATAATATTAtgctttctctctttgctttcTGCAATGCTTAACAAAAAAAGTGCTAAGCAAAGGATGCCTGAAAGTGTGCtttccattttaaaaatttCAGCAGTTGTATTTTGGTATATCAGCAATTGTTGTTTatgtacaacaaaacaaaagtaatgATTTACAATATTTTCTACCAGAAACAATCAGAACTGGTAACACGTAATAATGACACAAAATTCTGTATATTTACCAGTACTGTAGTTAATAGTCTGTTTTCAAGTAACTCCTCCACTATACACtatatttgtttgttatgtATCATTAATTAGTAGTCAAGTCCTGTTTCGTACTCATTCCTTGGTTTGCAAGTGTTTGTGCAGCTTTATATGAAGTGTTgcagtgctgtgctgtgctgcagattttaaagtccccttccactcaaaaatatttttttcttcttgttccttcagttggatgttttagtttcactgtgcagaatgatgtttgtgcagagtttgacactagaaaactgttttcacattcatctgctgaagggagaaagtttctctgagctcatagaaaatcagattttaagggcggggcctacaagcaggatttgtgacatcacaactagtttggagccaatcctagtccaatattcactttaaacaagtgtgatgtggaaactggaagcctccagtgcacaaacactgagaatgaactttacagtgaaggaggaaacatttTATGTCCAgatgttaaacttttaaatttaaatatatttgcatattcatagattctctATTTTTAACGAGGGAGAAGTAGATGTAAGttgaaggattttaaagtggtaattatactttttttgtgcagaaacaccatatcagacacacatgaatgttccaaacagagtatttttatacgTCCTCATacatgtctgaaggggatctttaaacaaaCTGGTAACACAGGTTTTATTCGTGTTGAAACTGCAGCCACATATTAACTCAAAGTTACAAACATGGTTCAGGAATTCTGAAAACTGTCCACAGGGAGTTTGTTACTTATGATAGAAAACCTAACAATTATTAAAAATCCTAAGTTTACCCAGCATGCCTTACCAATACTTCATGCCCTGATGGAAATGAATGACTTGTAGAGCTGAATCAGCTCGCACTAGTTATCTGTGTTACTGTTGGACTACTGCCAGTTAACACTTGGTCTGTGGTGTCCTTTTGTGACTATAAAGTTCATCTGGGGAAAGCCACAGTCTTCTTCACCGCTTTCACCAAAAGAAAAACCTCCGTCACAGTCCGTCGAATTGCTTTCAGATAGAAAACCTGACGAGTATCTTTCCAGGGGAAAATATTCActataacaaaaaacaatatcATCTCCGGACATCCTCAAAATGTTTAGATATTCACCCCCATGCCTACTTACAACTATGTTATTTGTTCTTCATGTGTGCCATCCTCAAGTTAGCTTAAGTCATGCAAGCTGTACAAACTGTTAATAAGTAGTGTGTGGCTGAAGGTTAGTGTGCTCAAGAAGAGCTGAGAACTCTTCCACGGAGCCAAAACCTTGAGACTTATCAGGGGTTGAAGTGAGAAACCTTAACCCACAGCTGATAAATGCACCCAACAGGCCAGTCCAGCCCTCTTACAAGGGTGACACACTGCTTTACGTACATGGTAGTGCTTACAATAAATGATATCTTCATTTTACCTTACAAATGCACTGTGCTATGCAGATCTAGTCATATACCCTCAAAATGGTGGAGGTGGTTTTAAACATGTCTTGGAAatatttttaagataaaatatcATTCTAAGGTTGTATTTTATACTCCTGCAAAATATAAATCAGGTTCCTGTCGACCAAGTAttcatttattgtcatttgtgttttggtttgCATGTAGCATGGCAGGAGGTGGAGCAGAAGCTGGGGAACGGGGACGTTGGGGAATCATCGACTGGCAGGCAGGGGCCCGTTCAGTACACTGAGAAGACCCCCAGTGCTGCGATGAAGAGTAAGCACCTgcgtctcctctctccactTTGACACAGTCAGCAATGTTTTTGACCAGTTCTCATTTGTtcacctgcatgtttttgtgtgtgtgtatgtgcacatgcatCAGCATCCAGTCTGTTGAgctaaaatccttcatctaaTCTTGCTACACTGTTTTATTACATCTTAAGATAACTTTCTTCCTGCACTGTAAACCCCTGAAATTTGAACCTTGCCTTGTTTTTATAACTAGTTGGCTACTGTTAACGCCAAAGGAAAGCTGAAAGGCCGCTCTCATCTCTCCGCAGGAATTACATGCTGAGTGTCTTTTGGCTCAGCTTTATCTGCAGCCAGAGGGCAACTGTTGTATAGTCTGCTTTAATTTTTAACTCTTATTTGGTGTGTGAGGAAACTGGCTGTTCCAGATAAACCAGACGCGACTGCTGATTGTAGCTTGTACACACCTGTCTGCTCTGGTTCATCCTGTGGCTCGCTGCCCTGAAAAGTCATGAGGCAGCTGCTCAAGTCGGATTCACTCAGGaatcaaattatttttccaatatatatttcattaaagGATCTGAGGCGCTCAGTTCTTATGAGCAGTAGTTAAAAGCAATATGAGTAGTGGAGCAGCTAAAATCTAGTGAGTTTCAGCCTTGATTTGCTGCTCAGTACTGTttgtactttggtttataaccGAATATCTGCCAAACttatgacattcccatcagcttcagcCATACTTTGTGAATagtactaattagcaaatattaacatgtctaaactaagatggtttgcttaacatcagcatattaGT is part of the Thunnus albacares chromosome 3, fThuAlb1.1, whole genome shotgun sequence genome and harbors:
- the mcrip2 gene encoding MAPK regulated corepressor interacting protein 2 — its product is MMYTITRGPSKLVTQRRTGPTQQIESKFSDLKLKPTSWLTSNSPPPKIVFNRLNGKRYHNTSTQKPDSPAEGFTPAHEENVRFVFEAWQEVEQKLGNGDVGESSTGRQGPVQYTEKTPSAAMKNFVPIDLEEWWAQRFLANIANLS